The Numida meleagris isolate 19003 breed g44 Domestic line chromosome 20, NumMel1.0, whole genome shotgun sequence genome has a window encoding:
- the PRDM2 gene encoding PR domain zinc finger protein 2 isoform X4 produces MRDSKEGHKEEDEKPSVSAVLSLEQTAVIQEMVNQDVLPKLMIPSPASELQIVTEEKQEEAINCASDDLDEDEEEEDEEEEEEEMEDTNMPKENAEMPLICEEKLDSMEEQKSTSEESPESSPKKLVVKIPKARGESNGDVQETFMFPCQHCERKFTTKQGLERHMHIHISTVNHAFKCRYCGKAFGTQINRRRHERRHEAGPKRKPFLTLTSSQHLDNVADNEVIVSDGLKDDLNVSDLVQDSVVLDSEKASQEMSNSAFAEENKEPKELHPCKYCKKVFGTHTNMRRHQRRVHERHLIPKGVRRKGYFHEEPPLQTEQAPPVQSVYIASTEIEEEGEIDDVYIMDISSNISENLNYYIDGKIQSNSSTSNCDVIQMESNSADLYGLNCIISPVTVEISSNIKITQTQVNEPPKEPSGSGSNECKKRRTASPPLVPKIKTEIEPEPITPTSSLNLPLSISTESLTFHKDKSVYLSSKLKQLLQTQDSKKITPSSEIPKLGPSVASSSILPPVSSRFKRRTSSPPSSPQHSPVLRDFVKSGEGKTAWNDNLRSSKMPKLESHSNSPAWSLTGREEREAVSPLCFEDFKTSKDWTVAPAFGNVCNQQPLDLSSGVKQRSDIKNKNQVPWESVLDLSVHKKPCGDAEIREYKENSIQPTCSGVKKKKPTTCMLQKVLLNEYNGMDAATDSTPSVNRSPSPSKSLESQAEPDTDPSLSASSSVDTQPLSSSVSLVPHTSAVPSMCQLPPLLTPTNPPSPPPCPPVLTVATSPPPLLPTMPLSIPDASASATNTSSCPSPLSNTTTQSPLPVLSPTVSPSPSPVPSVEPLISAASPGPPTLSSSSSSSSSSSSFSSSSSSSSPSPPPLSVVSSVVSSADNLEHTLPIIKQEETENEQKAREDPRTSSESGVVQETFNKSFVCNVCESPFLSIKDLTKHLSVHAEEWPFKCEFCVQLFRDKTGLSEHRFLLHGVGNIFACSVCKKEFAFLCNLQQHQRDLHPDKVCTHHEFESGTLRPQNFTDPSKANIEHMQSLSEDSLELSKEEDEDEDLNDSSEELYTTIKIMASGVKSKDPDVRMGLNQHYPSFKPPPFQYHHRNPMGIGVTATNFTTHNIPQTFTTAIRCTKCGKSVDNMPELHKHILACASASDKKRYTPKKNPVPLKQTVQPKNGMVVITGPGKNAFRRMGQPKRLNFNVEISKMSSNKLKISALKKKNQLVQKAILQKKKSAQQKAELKNSLSESDSHICPYCNREFTYIGSLNKHASYSCPKKPISPSSKKKPSKKSASSSPANSEKGSNQRRRTADAEIKMQSMQPHLGKTRARTSGPAQIQLPSASFKSRQSMKFVPPIRSKKPNPSSSLRNSSPVRVSKVTHVDGKKTKVVGKNGSSGISSKATRKLHVRIQRSNKAVLPSKSAVASKKKADRFTVKSRERIGGPITRSLQQAANAEAAENKKDESSTKQELKDFSYRLRMASRCPSSSSNTSTRQCKKSSCTASPFFKE; encoded by the exons ATGAGGGATTCTAAAGAGG GTCACaaagaagaagatgaaaagccttctgtttctgctgtgctgtccctggAACAAACGGCTGTGATTCAGGAGATGGTAAATCAAGATGTACTTCCAAAGCTGATGATTCCCAGTCCTGCCAGTGAACTGCAAATAGTGACCgaagagaaacaagaagaaGCAATAAACTGTGCATCAGATGATTTagatgaggatgaagaagaagaggatgaagaagaggaagaggaggagatggaagaTACCAACATGCctaaagaaaatgctgaaatgccTTTGATATGTGAAGAAAAGTTAGACTCTATGGAAGAGCAAAAGAGTACATCAGAGGAATCTCCAGAAAGCTCTCCAAAGAAACTTGTGGTGAAAATTCCAAAAGCAAGAGGTGAATCAAATGGTGATGTTCAGGAAACATTCATGTTTCCTTGTCAGCATTGTGAGAGGAAGTTTACAACCAAGCAAGGACTTGAACGCCACATGCACATTCATATATCTACTGTTAACCATGCTTTCAAATGTCGATACTGTGGGAAAGCCTTTGGTACTCAAATTAACAGACGGAGGCATGAACGTCGCCATGAGGCAGGGCCAAAAAGGAAACCATTCTTAACACTAACATCATCACAACACTTGGACAATGTTGCTGATAATGAAGTAATTGTGAGTGATGGTCTTAAAGACGACTTGAACGTTTCCGATCTTGTGCAAGACTCTGTCGTCTTGGATTCTGAGAAAGCCTCCCAAGAAATGTCAAACTCTGCTTTTGCTGAGGAAAATAAGGAGCCCAAAGAATTGCATCCGTGCAAATACTGCAAAAAGGTTTTTGGAACTCACACCAACATGCGCAGACATCAGCGCAGGGTTCATGAGCGTCATCTTATTCCCAAAGGTGTCCGAAGAAAAGGATACTTCCATGAAGAACCACCGCTTCAAACTGAGCAGGCCCCACCAGTGCAGAGTGTATACATAGCAAGTACTGAAATAGAAGAGGAAGGTGAAATAGATGATGTCTATATTATGGATATTTCCAGCAATATCTCTGAAAACTTAAATTATTACATTGATGGTAAAATTCAGTCCAACAGCAGCACTAGTAATTGTGATGTGATTCAGATGGAGTCCAACTCTGCAGACTTGTATGGACTGAATTGTATCATCAGTCCGGTCACGGTGGAAATTTCCTCAAATATAAAGATTACGCAAACACAGGTGAATGAACCTCCTAAGGAGCCCTCTGGCAGTGGGAGCAATGAATGCAAAAAGAGGAGAACTGCCAGCCCTCCTCTtgtaccaaaaataaaaactgaaatagaacCAGAACCTATAACTCCTACCAGTTCTTTAAATCTTCCTCTTAGCATTTCAACAGAGAGCTTAACTTTTCATAAAGACAAAAGCGTTTATTTGtcatcaaaattaaaacagcttCTTCAGACGCAGGACAGTAAGAAGATAACTCCATCAAGTGAAATCCCGAAGCTAGGACCTTCTGTTGCATCATCATCTATTTTGCCTCCGGTATCCAGCAGATTTAAAAGAAGGACCAGCTCTCCTCCCAGTTCTCCACAACACAGTCCAGTACTTCGAGATTTTGTCAAATCAGGTGAGGGAAAAACTGCGTGGAATGATAATCTTCGAAGTTCAAAAATGCCAAAGTTAGAAAGCCACAGCAACTCGCCTGCTTGGAGCTTAactggaagagaggagagagaggcTGTGAGCCCTCTTTGCTTCGAAGACTTCAAGACATCAAAAGACTGGACAGTGGCTCCAGCTTTTGGCAATGTATGCAACCAGCAGCCCCTGGATTTGTCAAGCGGTGTAAAACAAAGGTCTGATATCAAAAATAAGAATCAGGTTCCTTGGGAATCTGTATTAGATTTAAGTGTGCATAAGAAGCCTTGCGGTGATGCTGAAATTCgggaatacaaagaaaattccATTCAGCCAACCTGTAGTGGtgttaaaaagaagaaaccaaCCACTTGCATGTTACAGAAGGTTCTGCTGAATGAGTATAATGGAATGGATGCAGCCACAGACAGCACGCCCAGTGTGAACAGAAGCCCAAGCCCAAGCAAGTCCCTGGAGTCTCAGGCAGAACCAGACACAGACCCCAGTCTGTCTGCATCGTCTTCTGTTGACACTCAGCCCCTTAGTTCCTCTGTTTCTCTTGTGCCACACACATCTGCTGTACCTTCCATGTGTCAGCTGCCTCCTTTGTTAACACCAACTAAtcctccttccccaccaccCTGCCCGCCTGTGTTAACAGTAGCTACGTCACCTCCTCCCCTTCTTCCAACAATGCCTTTATCGATTCCAGATGCTTCCGCTAGTGCCACTAACACTTCTTCTTGCCCATCGCCACTTTCTAACACTACTACCCAGTCTCCACTACCAGTTCTTTCACCTACGGTGTCTCCTTCTCCATCTCCCGTTCCTTCAGTTGAGCCgctcatttctgctgcttcGCCTGGTCCTCCtactctctcttcctcctcttcttcctcttcctcatcctcctccttctcttcctcttcatcatcatcatctccatctccccctcccctttcagtggtttcttctgttgtttcctCTGCGGATAACCTTGAACATACTCTCCcaataataaaacaggaggaaactgaaaatgagcAGAAGGCGAGAGAAGATCCTCGTACTTCAAGTGAATCGGGAGTAGTGCAGGAGACATTCAATAAAAGCTTTGTGTGCAATGTCTGTGAAtcaccttttctttccattaaggACCTAACTAAGCATTTATCCGTCCATGCTGAAGAATGGCCCTTCAAATGTGAATTCTGTGTACAGCTTTTTAGGGATAAAACAGGCTTGTCAGAACATCGCTTTCTGCTTCACGGAGTAGGAAATATCTTTGCTTGCTCAGTCTGTAAAAaggaatttgcttttttgtgcAATTTGCAACAGCATCAGCgagatctccatccagacaaAGTGTGCACACATCATGAGTTTGAAAGCGGGACTTTGAGACCCCAGAATTTTACTGACCCCAGTAAGGCCAACATAGAGCACATGCAGAGCCTGTCGGAAGACTCTTTGGAACTTTCgaaagaggaggatgaagatgaagatCTAAATGATTCCTCCGAAGAGCTTTATACTACTATAAAAATAATGGCTTCTGGGGTAAAATCTAAAGATCCAGATGTTCGTATGGGCCTCAATCAACACTACCCAAGCTTTAAACCACCTCCATTTCAGTACCACCATCGAAATCCTATGGGTATTGGAGTTACCGCAACAAACTTCACTACCCACAATATTCCACAGACTTTTACTACTGCCATCCGCTGCACAAAATGTGGGAAAAGTGTGGATAACATGCCCGAGTTACACAAGCACATATTGGCCTGCGCATCTGCCAGTGACAAAAAGCGATACACGcccaaaaaaaatccagtacCACTGAAACAGACAGTGCAGCCTAAGAACGGCATGGTTGTCATAACTGGTCCTGGAAAGAATGCCTTCAGACGAATGGGTCAGCCAAAAAGACTGAATTTCAACGTTGAGATTAGCAAAATGTCTtcaaataaactaaaaataagtgcattgaaaaagaaaaaccagctTGTCCAGAAAGCTatcttgcaaaaaaagaaatctgcccagcagaaggcagaattgaaaaacagtctttctGAGTCAGACTCTCACATCTGCCCCTACTGTAATAGAGAGTTTACTTACATTGGAAGTTTGAACAAACACGCGTCGTATAGCTGTCCCAAAAAACCCATCTCCCCatcctccaaaaaaaaaccatccaAAAAAAGTGCAAGTTCATCACCTGCAAACAGCGAAAAAGGCAGCAACCAGCGCAGACGAACAGCAGATGcagaaatcaaaatgcaaagcatgCAGCCTCACTTGGGCAAGACAAGAGCACGAACCTCAGGACCTGCACAAATCCAGCTGCCCTCCGCATCCTTCAAATCAAGACAAAGCATGAAATTTGTACCTCCCATTCGATCAAAAAAGCCAAATCCATCTTCGTCATTGAGGAACTCTAGTCCTGTGAGAGTGTCCAAAGTGACTCATGTCGATGGGAAAAAAACTAAAGTGGTAGGTAAGAACGGTTCCTCTGGCATCTCAAGCAAAGCCACCCGAAAATTGCACGTCAGAATACAAAGGAGTAATAAGGCTGTTTTGCCAAGTAAGTCTGCTGTGGCGAGTAAGAAAAAGGCAGACAGATTCACTGTAAAATCTAGAGAGAGGATTGGAGGACCTATTACACGAAGCTTACAGCAGGCGGCAAATGCCGaggcagcagaaaacaaaaaagatgaaagcagtACAAAGCAAGAATTAAAAGATTTCAG
- the PRDM2 gene encoding PR domain zinc finger protein 2 isoform X3 produces MWEVYYPNLGWMCVDATDPKKGNWLRYINWARSGKEQNLFPLEINRTIYYKSLKPIAPGEELLVWYNGEDDPEIAAAIEEERASARSRRHSPKAKKGKKKTQESKNKGRKATDTKQKKTDLDSSADMRDSKEGHKEEDEKPSVSAVLSLEQTAVIQEMVNQDVLPKLMIPSPASELQIVTEEKQEEAINCASDDLDEDEEEEDEEEEEEEMEDTNMPKENAEMPLICEEKLDSMEEQKSTSEESPESSPKKLVVKIPKARGESNGDVQETFMFPCQHCERKFTTKQGLERHMHIHISTVNHAFKCRYCGKAFGTQINRRRHERRHEAGPKRKPFLTLTSSQHLDNVADNEVIVSDGLKDDLNVSDLVQDSVVLDSEKASQEMSNSAFAEENKEPKELHPCKYCKKVFGTHTNMRRHQRRVHERHLIPKGVRRKGYFHEEPPLQTEQAPPVQSVYIASTEIEEEGEIDDVYIMDISSNISENLNYYIDGKIQSNSSTSNCDVIQMESNSADLYGLNCIISPVTVEISSNIKITQTQVNEPPKEPSGSGSNECKKRRTASPPLVPKIKTEIEPEPITPTSSLNLPLSISTESLTFHKDKSVYLSSKLKQLLQTQDSKKITPSSEIPKLGPSVASSSILPPVSSRFKRRTSSPPSSPQHSPVLRDFVKSGEGKTAWNDNLRSSKMPKLESHSNSPAWSLTGREEREAVSPLCFEDFKTSKDWTVAPAFGNVCNQQPLDLSSGVKQRSDIKNKNQVPWESVLDLSVHKKPCGDAEIREYKENSIQPTCSGVKKKKPTTCMLQKVLLNEYNGMDAATDSTPSVNRSPSPSKSLESQAEPDTDPSLSASSSVDTQPLSSSVSLVPHTSAVPSMCQLPPLLTPTNPPSPPPCPPVLTVATSPPPLLPTMPLSIPDASASATNTSSCPSPLSNTTTQSPLPVLSPTVSPSPSPVPSVEPLISAASPGPPTLSSSSSSSSSSSSFSSSSSSSSPSPPPLSVVSSVVSSADNLEHTLPIIKQEETENEQKAREDPRTSSESGVVQETFNKSFVCNVCESPFLSIKDLTKHLSVHAEEWPFKCEFCVQLFRDKTGLSEHRFLLHGVGNIFACSVCKKEFAFLCNLQQHQRDLHPDKVCTHHEFESGTLRPQNFTDPSKANIEHMQSLSEDSLELSKEEDEDEDLNDSSEELYTTIKIMASGVKSKDPDVRMGLNQHYPSFKPPPFQYHHRNPMGIGVTATNFTTHNIPQTFTTAIRCTKCGKSVDNMPELHKHILACASASDKKRYTPKKNPVPLKQTVQPKNGMVVITGPGKNAFRRMGQPKRLNFNVEISKMSSNKLKISALKKKNQLVQKAILQKKKSAQQKAELKNSLSESDSHICPYCNREFTYIGSLNKHASYSCPKKPISPSSKKKPSKKSASSSPANSEKGSNQRRRTADAEIKMQSMQPHLGKTRARTSGPAQIQLPSASFKSRQSMKFVPPIRSKKPNPSSSLRNSSPVRVSKVTHVDGKKTKVVGKNGSSGISSKATRKLHVRIQRSNKAVLPSKSAVASKKKADRFTVKSRERIGGPITRSLQQAANAEAAENKKDESSTKQELKDFSYRLRMASRCPSSSSNTSTRQCKKSSCTASPFFKE; encoded by the exons ATGTGGGAG GTGTATTACCCAAACTTGGGGTGGATGTGTGTTGATGCAACTGACCCAAAGAAAGGGAACTGGCTGCGATATATAAACTGGGCACGCTCAGGAAAGGAGCAAAACCTGTTTCCTCTGGAGATCAACAGGACCATATACTACAAAAGTTTAAAG CCAATCGCGCCCGGCGAGGAGCTGTTGGTGTGGTACAATGGGGAGGACGACCCGGAGATAGCCGCCGCTATTGAGGAAGAGCGAGCCAGCGCCCGGAGCCGGCGGCACTCCCCGAAAGCCAAGAAAG gaaagaaaaagactcaGGAAAGTAAAAACAAGGGGAGGAAGgcaacagatacaaagcagaaaaagactGATTTGGATTCTTCAGCAGATATGAGGGATTCTAAAGAGG GTCACaaagaagaagatgaaaagccttctgtttctgctgtgctgtccctggAACAAACGGCTGTGATTCAGGAGATGGTAAATCAAGATGTACTTCCAAAGCTGATGATTCCCAGTCCTGCCAGTGAACTGCAAATAGTGACCgaagagaaacaagaagaaGCAATAAACTGTGCATCAGATGATTTagatgaggatgaagaagaagaggatgaagaagaggaagaggaggagatggaagaTACCAACATGCctaaagaaaatgctgaaatgccTTTGATATGTGAAGAAAAGTTAGACTCTATGGAAGAGCAAAAGAGTACATCAGAGGAATCTCCAGAAAGCTCTCCAAAGAAACTTGTGGTGAAAATTCCAAAAGCAAGAGGTGAATCAAATGGTGATGTTCAGGAAACATTCATGTTTCCTTGTCAGCATTGTGAGAGGAAGTTTACAACCAAGCAAGGACTTGAACGCCACATGCACATTCATATATCTACTGTTAACCATGCTTTCAAATGTCGATACTGTGGGAAAGCCTTTGGTACTCAAATTAACAGACGGAGGCATGAACGTCGCCATGAGGCAGGGCCAAAAAGGAAACCATTCTTAACACTAACATCATCACAACACTTGGACAATGTTGCTGATAATGAAGTAATTGTGAGTGATGGTCTTAAAGACGACTTGAACGTTTCCGATCTTGTGCAAGACTCTGTCGTCTTGGATTCTGAGAAAGCCTCCCAAGAAATGTCAAACTCTGCTTTTGCTGAGGAAAATAAGGAGCCCAAAGAATTGCATCCGTGCAAATACTGCAAAAAGGTTTTTGGAACTCACACCAACATGCGCAGACATCAGCGCAGGGTTCATGAGCGTCATCTTATTCCCAAAGGTGTCCGAAGAAAAGGATACTTCCATGAAGAACCACCGCTTCAAACTGAGCAGGCCCCACCAGTGCAGAGTGTATACATAGCAAGTACTGAAATAGAAGAGGAAGGTGAAATAGATGATGTCTATATTATGGATATTTCCAGCAATATCTCTGAAAACTTAAATTATTACATTGATGGTAAAATTCAGTCCAACAGCAGCACTAGTAATTGTGATGTGATTCAGATGGAGTCCAACTCTGCAGACTTGTATGGACTGAATTGTATCATCAGTCCGGTCACGGTGGAAATTTCCTCAAATATAAAGATTACGCAAACACAGGTGAATGAACCTCCTAAGGAGCCCTCTGGCAGTGGGAGCAATGAATGCAAAAAGAGGAGAACTGCCAGCCCTCCTCTtgtaccaaaaataaaaactgaaatagaacCAGAACCTATAACTCCTACCAGTTCTTTAAATCTTCCTCTTAGCATTTCAACAGAGAGCTTAACTTTTCATAAAGACAAAAGCGTTTATTTGtcatcaaaattaaaacagcttCTTCAGACGCAGGACAGTAAGAAGATAACTCCATCAAGTGAAATCCCGAAGCTAGGACCTTCTGTTGCATCATCATCTATTTTGCCTCCGGTATCCAGCAGATTTAAAAGAAGGACCAGCTCTCCTCCCAGTTCTCCACAACACAGTCCAGTACTTCGAGATTTTGTCAAATCAGGTGAGGGAAAAACTGCGTGGAATGATAATCTTCGAAGTTCAAAAATGCCAAAGTTAGAAAGCCACAGCAACTCGCCTGCTTGGAGCTTAactggaagagaggagagagaggcTGTGAGCCCTCTTTGCTTCGAAGACTTCAAGACATCAAAAGACTGGACAGTGGCTCCAGCTTTTGGCAATGTATGCAACCAGCAGCCCCTGGATTTGTCAAGCGGTGTAAAACAAAGGTCTGATATCAAAAATAAGAATCAGGTTCCTTGGGAATCTGTATTAGATTTAAGTGTGCATAAGAAGCCTTGCGGTGATGCTGAAATTCgggaatacaaagaaaattccATTCAGCCAACCTGTAGTGGtgttaaaaagaagaaaccaaCCACTTGCATGTTACAGAAGGTTCTGCTGAATGAGTATAATGGAATGGATGCAGCCACAGACAGCACGCCCAGTGTGAACAGAAGCCCAAGCCCAAGCAAGTCCCTGGAGTCTCAGGCAGAACCAGACACAGACCCCAGTCTGTCTGCATCGTCTTCTGTTGACACTCAGCCCCTTAGTTCCTCTGTTTCTCTTGTGCCACACACATCTGCTGTACCTTCCATGTGTCAGCTGCCTCCTTTGTTAACACCAACTAAtcctccttccccaccaccCTGCCCGCCTGTGTTAACAGTAGCTACGTCACCTCCTCCCCTTCTTCCAACAATGCCTTTATCGATTCCAGATGCTTCCGCTAGTGCCACTAACACTTCTTCTTGCCCATCGCCACTTTCTAACACTACTACCCAGTCTCCACTACCAGTTCTTTCACCTACGGTGTCTCCTTCTCCATCTCCCGTTCCTTCAGTTGAGCCgctcatttctgctgcttcGCCTGGTCCTCCtactctctcttcctcctcttcttcctcttcctcatcctcctccttctcttcctcttcatcatcatcatctccatctccccctcccctttcagtggtttcttctgttgtttcctCTGCGGATAACCTTGAACATACTCTCCcaataataaaacaggaggaaactgaaaatgagcAGAAGGCGAGAGAAGATCCTCGTACTTCAAGTGAATCGGGAGTAGTGCAGGAGACATTCAATAAAAGCTTTGTGTGCAATGTCTGTGAAtcaccttttctttccattaaggACCTAACTAAGCATTTATCCGTCCATGCTGAAGAATGGCCCTTCAAATGTGAATTCTGTGTACAGCTTTTTAGGGATAAAACAGGCTTGTCAGAACATCGCTTTCTGCTTCACGGAGTAGGAAATATCTTTGCTTGCTCAGTCTGTAAAAaggaatttgcttttttgtgcAATTTGCAACAGCATCAGCgagatctccatccagacaaAGTGTGCACACATCATGAGTTTGAAAGCGGGACTTTGAGACCCCAGAATTTTACTGACCCCAGTAAGGCCAACATAGAGCACATGCAGAGCCTGTCGGAAGACTCTTTGGAACTTTCgaaagaggaggatgaagatgaagatCTAAATGATTCCTCCGAAGAGCTTTATACTACTATAAAAATAATGGCTTCTGGGGTAAAATCTAAAGATCCAGATGTTCGTATGGGCCTCAATCAACACTACCCAAGCTTTAAACCACCTCCATTTCAGTACCACCATCGAAATCCTATGGGTATTGGAGTTACCGCAACAAACTTCACTACCCACAATATTCCACAGACTTTTACTACTGCCATCCGCTGCACAAAATGTGGGAAAAGTGTGGATAACATGCCCGAGTTACACAAGCACATATTGGCCTGCGCATCTGCCAGTGACAAAAAGCGATACACGcccaaaaaaaatccagtacCACTGAAACAGACAGTGCAGCCTAAGAACGGCATGGTTGTCATAACTGGTCCTGGAAAGAATGCCTTCAGACGAATGGGTCAGCCAAAAAGACTGAATTTCAACGTTGAGATTAGCAAAATGTCTtcaaataaactaaaaataagtgcattgaaaaagaaaaaccagctTGTCCAGAAAGCTatcttgcaaaaaaagaaatctgcccagcagaaggcagaattgaaaaacagtctttctGAGTCAGACTCTCACATCTGCCCCTACTGTAATAGAGAGTTTACTTACATTGGAAGTTTGAACAAACACGCGTCGTATAGCTGTCCCAAAAAACCCATCTCCCCatcctccaaaaaaaaaccatccaAAAAAAGTGCAAGTTCATCACCTGCAAACAGCGAAAAAGGCAGCAACCAGCGCAGACGAACAGCAGATGcagaaatcaaaatgcaaagcatgCAGCCTCACTTGGGCAAGACAAGAGCACGAACCTCAGGACCTGCACAAATCCAGCTGCCCTCCGCATCCTTCAAATCAAGACAAAGCATGAAATTTGTACCTCCCATTCGATCAAAAAAGCCAAATCCATCTTCGTCATTGAGGAACTCTAGTCCTGTGAGAGTGTCCAAAGTGACTCATGTCGATGGGAAAAAAACTAAAGTGGTAGGTAAGAACGGTTCCTCTGGCATCTCAAGCAAAGCCACCCGAAAATTGCACGTCAGAATACAAAGGAGTAATAAGGCTGTTTTGCCAAGTAAGTCTGCTGTGGCGAGTAAGAAAAAGGCAGACAGATTCACTGTAAAATCTAGAGAGAGGATTGGAGGACCTATTACACGAAGCTTACAGCAGGCGGCAAATGCCGaggcagcagaaaacaaaaaagatgaaagcagtACAAAGCAAGAATTAAAAGATTTCAG